A stretch of Gossypium hirsutum isolate 1008001.06 chromosome A06, Gossypium_hirsutum_v2.1, whole genome shotgun sequence DNA encodes these proteins:
- the LOC121230264 gene encoding uncharacterized protein — translation MIEAMESSVVNGSGFTQLQQSYGDSSEEELSVLPRHTKVVVTGNNRTKSVLVGLQGVVKKAVGLGGWHWLVLTNGIEVKLQRNALSVIEAPTGNEEDDDLEFGNMQWNGSDLASDDTQKSHRSRHKSHKSTGSSHKTTSRSLSCDSQSKSSVSTPQGSMKVDLSKLEMAALWRYWRHFNLVDAIPNPSKEQLVDIVQRHFMSQQMDELQVIVGFVQAAKRLKTVCK, via the exons ATGATAGAAGCAATGGAGAGTTCCGTCGTCAATGGCAGTGGTTTCACTCAGTTACAACAGAGCTATGGAGATAGTAGTGAAGAAGAGCTATCGGTGTTGCCACGTCACACTAAAGTGGTTGTCACTGGGAATAACCGTACCAAATCGGTTCTTGTTGGTCTTCAAGGTGTGGTTAAGAAAGCTGTTGGACTTGGTGGATGGCATTGGCTG GTTCTTACAAATGGCATTGAAGTAAAGCTACAACGAAATGCCCTCAGCGTAATCGAAGCTCCCACCGGTAACGAAGAAGATGATGACCTTGAGTTTGGGAACATGCAATGGAACGGATCAGACTTGG CATCGGATGACACTCAAAAGTCCCATAGATCAAGACATAAGTCGCATAAATCGACGGGGTCTTCTCACAAAACTACGAGCAGGTCTCTTTCCTGTGACTCGCAGTCTAAGAGTTCTGTTTCGACACCCCAGGGGTCTAtg AAAGTTGACCTCAGCAAACTAGAGATGGCTGCTTTATGGAGATATTGGCGACACTTCAATCTT GTGGATGCCATTCCCAATCCGTCGAAAGAACAACTAGTCGATATTGTTCAAAGGCATTTCATGTCACAG CAAATGGATGAGCTGCAGGTGATTGTGGGATTCGTTCAGGCTGCTAAGAGGTTGAAGACCGTTTGCAAATGA